The window AGCATCGCTCGGGCGGCCCCATCAGCGGCCCTCCTCGGCCCCGCTGAACCCTCTCTCCCTCTCAACAGGGCCCCCATCCCTCTTATGCGCATGCGCTGAACTGCGGCCATGCAACAACCTCGACAGCCATCGCCTCAGCCTTGCATACAGACCTCGGTCAACTTTAGGCGGCGGAACAGCAGCAGCCGGCACGGCCTCTTCTGTCGTCTTGGACGGGCCGTAGTAGCGCTCCTTGGCGATCTTGTCCCGACGACGCTCCGCCGCAATCCGCTCGTCGGACCAGGGGCCGGCCTCAATCACCCGCCCATGATCGATCACATAGTGCGAACGGCACGCCAAGTTCCAGCTGCCGACCGATGGCCTCAGCGAAATCGTCTCGCCGTCGTAGTTCAGATTCCAGTCGGTCGGCGTCAAGGGCGTCACGACCTCCTCGCCACAGCCGCAGCAGCAACGATGGGCAACCGTGCCATACTCCATTGAAACGTAGAGTGTTCCCGGTTCCATCTGCTCCGGGATGTACTGCACGAACTGATGCTCCAGACGAGGGTATCGCATCATTCGCAATCACTGTTCAGGAGCATGTTGCCGTCGGTCGTATAGGTGCTGTGGTGTTCACGCTCGAGGTCGCGGTAGAAGTCTCGAAGCTTCTTCCACTTGATGACGGCCAGCACTGCATTCAGCGCGTTCAGGTCGGCGACCTGGATGTTGGAGGAGTAGAGGTCGTCCACACCGCCACCTTCGAAGGAGATACGGCCCTTGTGAACGTGGTCGCGCTTGCGCGGCGTGCTCACCGTCACCCGCAGGATGCCGCCGAGAGAGCCGTCGACCAACTCCAGGCCCATCCCAACATCCACGAACGGCACCCCGAGCGCCTCCAGCCGACCCACGATGACGCGCTTGGCGGGCCCTGCATCCACGCAGACGAACGCGAAGGAGACTCCATCCAGAAGGTGGATGTTGCCCACGTCGAGCAGGACCGCATGGGCAACAATCCGCCGGTGCATCCTCGAATAGATAGCCTTCAGATGGTCGACCTTCTTCGGCGCCTCACGCAACTCCTCGATGGACGCTGCGCCCGGTGCGCGAAACGCATTGTGCTGCAGGAACTCGTCGCCATCGAACAGCCGGATCTCCCGGACCGGCGTCTTGGCGACGAAGTCGAGCACATAGGAGCCAGTGCCACCGAGGCCGATGATCGCCACCTTCTCCGTCGAGAGGCGCTCGGTCAGCGCGCCGATTCCCACGCGGTCCGATGCGGTCTCCGTGTAATTGAAGACGCTGTCCTCCTCGGCCTCCGGCATCCGGAAGGTGCGGGGACTGACGCCTGGCTTCAGGACGGATGCAGGCCCCGAGAGGATGCTCGCGTACGTTGTCATCTTTTCGTAGTAGTCAGCATAGCCGTTCGGAGGCTTGCTGGAAAAGACGTGCTTCGCGGTCACCCCGCTCCCAAGGTTGAAGTCAGCGCTCTGGTTGGCAATCCCCTGAATGGGGGTGCCGTTGGGCTGACACGGGAAGTTCCCATCGAAGTAGACAACGTGCGTGTCCGGCTGGCGAGTGACGTCACCCGCCATGTTCAGGGTGGAGATGAGCGACCCCATCCGCACCTGCCGCTGCGCATCGACGTAGGGCACCTCACGCATGATGAGAAAGCCCCCCTGGAGCTGCACGAAGTAGCCTTCGTCGCGCAGCCGCTTCAAGTCGGGACTATGACTGAACGGTCTTCGTGACATTGAAAGTCGTCCCCTTTTCCTTGACTTCAACGGAGCCCCCGGCGCCGAGTTCGCCGGCGTGCGGCTTCGAGGCGGCGTGGCGGTAGGTCATCGAGAACACGGCGTTCGGCTCATGCGAGCCGGGGAAGGCCAGCTGGACGACCTGCTCGAAGGTCACCCGCTTGTCGTTCACGACGCGCGGCCGGGCGTTCACGATGATTTCGAACGTCCGGGCTGGCATAGGACCGGTGATGAAGCGCTCGATACCCGGGGCCGTGAGGTCGATCAGGTCCTGGGGCGAGATGAGCCGGTCTTCCCCCCCGCGCACCTCGAGGAACACCGCCTGGCCCTTGCCTACCTTCGCGAGCGTGTAGAGCGCGGCGCCGCTAATGGCCGGCTTGCCCCACGCGAGCTGGTCGTCATCCAGCGTCAGCTTGAAATCGCGGTCGGTCTGAAAGGCCACGAAGCGCTCGGCCCCGCGCGTGCGAAGGTCGAACGGCTCGTCGAGGCGGAGGTCCTCGAAGTCGCCGGAGGCCAGGATGGCGAAGAGGCTGAATCCCCCGCGTGGGTCCAGTCCGGCGCTGGCGAGAATCTGCCGTCCCAGGGGAACGGGGTCGGCCACGTCCACGGAGCGGAAGGAGAGGTCGCCCTGCGCGACGAGGATGCGGTAGCTCCGCGCGGGCCGCAGGGCCCGGTCCTCCCGCAGCGCGGCTCCTACGTCTTCGTACTCCAGAGGTTCGTCATTCTTCATGTTCGTTGAGTCCTCAAAGTGCAGCCGGGTCACTCCCGGCCCACTGATGGCTCAATCGTCACGACGACAGGCAACCGGTAACGTTGGTCAGAATTCTCTCGAGAGGATGCCTTCCGGCGTAGGCCCACACACGAAAAAGGCCGGGCACCCTGGGCACATGCGCACCGACGGGTCGGCAGGGAAGCGCCCTTGCCGAATCCCCTGCAAGAAGTCGATGAGCTTGTCCTGACGACTCTGGAGTTCCCTGGTCGTCAGGCTCAGGGGCCGCGAGGTCTGGTCGGCCAGGTGGACCAGTTCGACAACGGCCCCAGGGAAGACCCGCTGGATGGCGAGAAGAAAAGCAGCGGCGCCCACGTCCGTGGTCTCGGCCGACTTGAAATGCCCGGTCCGGATTCGACGAAACGTCCGGATGCCATCCGCGCGCACGAGCACGTCGTCCGGCCAGACGATGATTTCGTCCTCAGCGAAGGTCAGGAGGAGGTCGGCCGGCGGCTCCGACCTGCTCCCGGCACGCACCGAAAGGAAGTACCGGAGCATGGAAAGAGCGACCGCCTTGAAGTCGTCGACATAGCCGTGCCCCGCCAGGCCGTGGGCGTCGAACGCGGCCATCACGCCTCGCTCCAGCTCGCGCTCCTCTGGAATCGGTCCATTGCCAGCAACGACGGCCTGATAGACGGTGCGGACCGCCTCGTGCATCTGCATGAAGGCCGTCGTCGTCCTGCGGCCGCCAATCCGCAGGACGTGCGCGTAGAAGAAACGCCGCGGGCAGCGCCCATAGAGTGAAATCTGTTGTTCGCTGAAGCGAAGCCGGCCGCGAACCTTGAGCGCGACTTCGCCCGTCTCGGGCGGCAGCAATCTCTCCGGGGCTGGACTCACCTTCCGTCGGCCCAGGGACGCCCCCAGCCGGTCGAGAAAGGGGGACAACGCCCGGGCGTGTCCATTGGACTTCTTCGTCGGGGCGTAGAGGACCAGCCGGTCACGCGCCCGCGACAGGGCCACGTAGAACAAGCACTCCTGCTCTTCGGCCTGCCCGGCGCGGAAGACCTCCGCAGCGCTGCCGTGCCCGCCTTCGACCATGCCCTCTGGCGGAGGACACGGCGGCAGGGGCGGCTTTCGGGGCAGGGTGTCCTGATTGAGGCCGGGCACATGTACGACCGGGAACTCCAGCCCCTTCGCGCCATGGATGGTCATGAGCCGCACCGCATCGAGGCCATGCGCTGCAGCGGGCAGTTGCCTCAGGTCGCGGTCATCGCCCAGCCGAACGAGCCTGCGCACCCGGTCGAGGAGGCGGAGAATGGGTAGGCCGGAGCCAGACGGCTGCACGCGCAGGAAGTTCATCAGCTGCCAGATTGCGATTCCACGCGTCCTATCGGAGACGTCGGACGAGCTGGCCAGCCGTGCAGCCATGCGCGTCCGTTCGAGCAACACGCTCGCGAGCACGGTCCATGGCGACGCGGCCTTGTCGAAGTCGCGCAGCGTCCTCGCCAGTTCCTCGAGTGCGGCCCGGCCGGCCTGGGACACCCCGGCTATCGCACCAGGGGCGTGCAACCATGCACCGGGCACCGCGTTGGCCTGGCGTAGATGGTCGAACACTGCGGCGACGTCGGCGAGCGACATGGTAAACTCGGGCCAGCAGGCCACTCGAACGAGCCCCATGGCCCAGCGGTCGGTGAGGAGCGACAGCAGGGAAAGCAGGTCCTTGACCTCCGGCCGCTCGAACAGACTTCCGAGGAACAGGACGGGAACGCCCAGGCGCTCGAGGTCGCGTGCCAGCGTCGACAACGTCTCGTTGCCCGTACAGAGCACGGCCTGATCGCGATAGGCGAAGCCTTCACGCCGCATCTCCTCGATTGCTTCAGCCAGCGCCCCCGTCTGCTGCTCCGCACGGTCGACGGTGCGCAGTTCGGGGCGGCTGCCACCCGCGCCCCGGTTGGATTCCAGACCGCCATCCGGGTCGCCGGCCTTCATGCTCGCGGCGAAGGCGGAGAACGCACTCACTACCTCCTCGACCGAACGGTAGTTCCTCCTCAGCCGGCCGCGCGAACCCCCAGCGAAGTCCTCCGCCCCGAAGCGAGCCATGTTGAATGACGACGCGCCACGGAAGCGGTAGATCGACTGCTTTGCATCCCCCACGCACCAGAGGTTCTCACCGGAGCCGCGCAAGGCTGCCAGGAGACGGACACTGCTTCGGTTCACATCCTGGTACTCGTCCACCAGGACGTGGTCGTACTGGCCCCGCAGGTGAGCGCGAATCATGGGGTTGCCTTCCAGGAGCCGCACGGGCAGGGCCACGAGATCACCGAAATCAATCCGGTGCGACCGCCGCTTCAAGGCCTCGTAGGCCGCATAGACGCGAGCGACCTCCAGCGCCCGCTCCGCCGCCTCCCGTTCCTCGGGGCGCCTGGCGTCGCGAAGCATCTGCTCGGCGAGCGCGCCATAGCGCGCTTCGTCCACGACCTCATCTTTGGCGCGGGAGATCGCCGTCAGGATGTCGGAGATATGCTGGGTCGGGTCGTAGAGGTTGCGGTAACGCACCAGCCCGAGCCGTGGAAACTCCTGTTCGAGGAGCTCCACGGCCTCGGCCCGGTCCATCATTCGTGGCTCCTTCGGGAGCCCCAACTCGGCATGGAAGCGGTGGATGAGGTCCAGGCCAAAGGAATGGAACGTGCCGATCCACATCGCCGTCGCGGCCGCCTTGTTCCCGCGAGCGATTCGCTCCGACATCTCCCTGGCTGCCTTGTTGGAGAAGGTCAGCAGGAGAATCCGGCGGGGGTCGACGCCGTCGGCCAGGAGCCCTTCGACGCGTCCGGTGAGCGTCTGGGTCTTGCCGGTGCCAGGGCCGGCTTCGAGCAAGTAGGCAGCACCGCGATGGGCGGCTGCGGCGCGCTGCAGCGGATTGAGCGGCCGCTCAATCCATTCTTCCAGGTGCCCGGGAGGGATGGGCGGCAGGAGAAGCGCATCGAGGAACTGCTGAGCCACCACATCGAAGGGCGCACCGAGCCGTGCCGCGACAGCCGCAGCGGACATCCCGTCTTCGAGGTGGAGCTTGCGCACCACGGTGCGCGGAAGCAGGAACTCGCGCGCGAACAAATCCATCTGTACTTCGCGCCGCTGTCGACGGCCGTAGTCCACCACGCGCTCGACGCCTACCGGCGAGGGCTCCGCCGAGCGCGCGGGGTCAATCTCCCGGACCGGTTCCGTGTCAGGGTCATCCCCGAGCTCCACATGGCCCAGCTCATGAGCCACCAAGAACGCTCGCATGAAGGGCGTCCCGACGTTCTCATGGAGAATGAGACCTTCGCTGGGGATAAGCGTGGCACGCGCCCCATTCAGCAAGGCGGCCCCGGCGGCCGTGGGCTCGACGTCGAGCCCCCGGCGCCTGGCTTCCGCCACCGCAAACTCGTAGGGATACCAGGGATTGAGTCCTCCAGCGACCGCCTGCGCATGCAGCGCGGCCGCGACCTGCCGCCCCAGTTCGACAGCGTCCATCATCAGTTGTCGTCCGCCATCAACCCGGCGCGCCTCTCCTCGGGCACGCCCGCATCGATCAACAGGCGCTCGAAGCTCACGGGCGCCGCCACCATCGGCTTGGTGTTCGACTTGTAGCTCCGATCCAGCTCCGGCGTGTATTGCGGCCTGAGGGTACTGACAAGCAGGTCGGGCGTGCTGTTCAACGCCGCTGCCAGGCGCGTCAGAAAGCGTCTCGGCACCGAGGCGACGTCCACCCGGCGCTCCCGAAAGGCGGTGATGACCTGCCGCGGCACCTCCAGGCGCTTCGCGAGGTCACGCAGCTCATCCAGCGACAGAGCGTCGAATGGGCTCACGGGTTTCGGAGTGGCTCCCCGATGACGGCTCCATCCGGCGTCAATCAACGCCTCATCCTCCGGTGCCAGCGGTCCCTCGTCCTCACAGACAGGCCGGGAGAGCTCTCGCGACAGGTCAACGAGTTCGGAGGTGAGATCTGGATAGTCGCGCAGGTAGCGCTCGAGCGTTTCCCGACCCGGGTTGAGCTCCACCGCGAAGGCGTCCAGCACATCGTCGCGTGATGGTCGGGAAGTGTGGGACGTCATGGCTCGGCTCCTTCGGACAGCATCGCGCGCAGGCTGGCAAAAGCCTTGTCGCGATACGTCCTGATCGTCTTCTCGGACCTTTTCAGGGTACCAGAAATGGTAATTGCGCCCGGTTCCTTGGAATCGATGGGAAAGCCTTGTCGAAGCATCTCTATGACCCTTTTGTGCTCTGTCGGCAAGGCTTCAATCGCAGCATCGAGACGCGACTGGTATGCGGCGGAGGTATTCTCCATGGCGGCGAAAAGGTCGAAGCTGCCCGCCGCCCGTTCAACCTCGATTGAAGGCTCGCCCGTTTCCTCATCGAGTTCGAGAGCAACCGAGCGCTTCTCGTCGCGCCAGGCCGGACGCTTGGCGTCGAGCTTCAGGGTCGCGATCGCGCCATCAAAGCGCACCTCGAAGAAGTCGAGCCGTTCTGAATAGAATTGCCGGTCGGAGGCAAGCAACTCGACGAACTCGAAGAGCACCTTCTCCCTGATGTTGCTCCTGGTCAGCGACACACCGCTCCCGTCTGCGTTTTCTGCCTTCGGGAGGCAGCGCAGGACCCGCGCCAACAAGATTCTGTAGAGCTGCTCGGAGGCGGCATCGGGCTCACGTGTCCGACCGGCTCGAACGAAGTAGAGCAGGCACTCGCTCGGCACATAGCCTGGGTCCTCGCGACGTAAGATTCGAGCCCTGGCCACCAGCTCGTCTCGCGATAGCGCCTCCAGTTCGACCAGTTTGGCCTGAATCTTCGGAGACCGGGAGTACACTCCCCCTGCCGAGGTTTTCCTGAGCGAAGTTACCAACGATTACCCCTCACAACGACGGACAAACCTGAACACCTACTCAAAGGTAGGAAAGACGTGAAGTGGTTCAATGGCTAGCTTCTTTTCAAGCCAAAACTTCATTTCGCCCCTGACGTCACCTGACACGTTTCTGGAGCGGGGTGTGCATCTATGACAGGTCCGCTCGTATTCAAATAAGGGTACACAGGAGCCGCCACACGCAGAATACCACCCAGGTAGTATGCCGCAAGACCTCGCCATCCTGACCTTTCTGATGGGGTGCATGGGAAACCAGCCGATGCTCCGCGATGTTCCTGGAAGAAGCGACTCTCCAGATTGGCAGCGCGGAGGGTACTCCTGACAGCTCCATGGGATCCCTCAAGCAGGTGCGGGGGAGGCGAGCACGGGGCGTGAGGCAGCGGTCCTGTTCCGGACCTACGCGGCGGCCACGTACTCAACGCCTCTCGGCATCACGACCAGCGGAACATCAAGGAGCACAACACCGCCGACTCGGTGGGCATCGGGTGCTCAACGCCTCTCAGCATCACGGCCAGCAGGACTCCCTACCCGTAGCTCAGCTGGCGAGAGGACGGGTCTGTGCTCAACGCCTCTCGGCATCGCGGCCTGCGGGACCGTCGTGGGCGCGGTGCTGTACATCAAGTGGAACTGGTTGTGCTCAACGCCTCTCGGCACCACGGCCAGTGAGTGTCGACGGAATCGAGTCCAAGGGGAATGCGGTCATGGTGTGCTCATCGCCTCTCGGCATCACGGGTACCCGAACAGCACGTCAAGGACGCGGTGGAGACGCTGGAGACGAAGTGCTCAACGCCTCTCGGCATCACGGTCAACGGGAAACGAGGTGAACGCGGCAGAACCGGACGCGCTTCTGTTGTGCTCAGCGCTCCTCGGCATCACGGCCAGCATGTCCAAATCAGCACGACGTGAAGATTCCACCTGGTTACGAGAAGTGCCCATCGCCTCTCGGCACCCGG of the Myxococcus stipitatus genome contains:
- a CDS encoding ATP-dependent helicase — translated: MMDAVELGRQVAAALHAQAVAGGLNPWYPYEFAVAEARRRGLDVEPTAAGAALLNGARATLIPSEGLILHENVGTPFMRAFLVAHELGHVELGDDPDTEPVREIDPARSAEPSPVGVERVVDYGRRQRREVQMDLFAREFLLPRTVVRKLHLEDGMSAAAVAARLGAPFDVVAQQFLDALLLPPIPPGHLEEWIERPLNPLQRAAAAHRGAAYLLEAGPGTGKTQTLTGRVEGLLADGVDPRRILLLTFSNKAAREMSERIARGNKAAATAMWIGTFHSFGLDLIHRFHAELGLPKEPRMMDRAEAVELLEQEFPRLGLVRYRNLYDPTQHISDILTAISRAKDEVVDEARYGALAEQMLRDARRPEEREAAERALEVARVYAAYEALKRRSHRIDFGDLVALPVRLLEGNPMIRAHLRGQYDHVLVDEYQDVNRSSVRLLAALRGSGENLWCVGDAKQSIYRFRGASSFNMARFGAEDFAGGSRGRLRRNYRSVEEVVSAFSAFAASMKAGDPDGGLESNRGAGGSRPELRTVDRAEQQTGALAEAIEEMRREGFAYRDQAVLCTGNETLSTLARDLERLGVPVLFLGSLFERPEVKDLLSLLSLLTDRWAMGLVRVACWPEFTMSLADVAAVFDHLRQANAVPGAWLHAPGAIAGVSQAGRAALEELARTLRDFDKAASPWTVLASVLLERTRMAARLASSSDVSDRTRGIAIWQLMNFLRVQPSGSGLPILRLLDRVRRLVRLGDDRDLRQLPAAAHGLDAVRLMTIHGAKGLEFPVVHVPGLNQDTLPRKPPLPPCPPPEGMVEGGHGSAAEVFRAGQAEEQECLFYVALSRARDRLVLYAPTKKSNGHARALSPFLDRLGASLGRRKVSPAPERLLPPETGEVALKVRGRLRFSEQQISLYGRCPRRFFYAHVLRIGGRRTTTAFMQMHEAVRTVYQAVVAGNGPIPEERELERGVMAAFDAHGLAGHGYVDDFKAVALSMLRYFLSVRAGSRSEPPADLLLTFAEDEIIVWPDDVLVRADGIRTFRRIRTGHFKSAETTDVGAAAFLLAIQRVFPGAVVELVHLADQTSRPLSLTTRELQSRQDKLIDFLQGIRQGRFPADPSVRMCPGCPAFFVCGPTPEGILSREF
- a CDS encoding DUF6527 family protein, translating into MQYIPEQMEPGTLYVSMEYGTVAHRCCCGCGEEVVTPLTPTDWNLNYDGETISLRPSVGSWNLACRSHYVIDHGRVIEAGPWSDERIAAERRRDKIAKERYYGPSKTTEEAVPAAAVPPPKVDRGLYARLRRWLSRLLHGRSSAHAHKRDGGPVERERGFSGAEEGR
- a CDS encoding multiubiquitin domain-containing protein; protein product: MKNDEPLEYEDVGAALREDRALRPARSYRILVAQGDLSFRSVDVADPVPLGRQILASAGLDPRGGFSLFAILASGDFEDLRLDEPFDLRTRGAERFVAFQTDRDFKLTLDDDQLAWGKPAISGAALYTLAKVGKGQAVFLEVRGGEDRLISPQDLIDLTAPGIERFITGPMPARTFEIIVNARPRVVNDKRVTFEQVVQLAFPGSHEPNAVFSMTYRHAASKPHAGELGAGGSVEVKEKGTTFNVTKTVQS
- a CDS encoding ThiF family adenylyltransferase: MKRLRDEGYFVQLQGGFLIMREVPYVDAQRQVRMGSLISTLNMAGDVTRQPDTHVVYFDGNFPCQPNGTPIQGIANQSADFNLGSGVTAKHVFSSKPPNGYADYYEKMTTYASILSGPASVLKPGVSPRTFRMPEAEEDSVFNYTETASDRVGIGALTERLSTEKVAIIGLGGTGSYVLDFVAKTPVREIRLFDGDEFLQHNAFRAPGAASIEELREAPKKVDHLKAIYSRMHRRIVAHAVLLDVGNIHLLDGVSFAFVCVDAGPAKRVIVGRLEALGVPFVDVGMGLELVDGSLGGILRVTVSTPRKRDHVHKGRISFEGGGVDDLYSSNIQVADLNALNAVLAVIKWKKLRDFYRDLEREHHSTYTTDGNMLLNSDCE